The Streptomyces sp. NBC_01197 genome window below encodes:
- a CDS encoding ABC transporter substrate-binding protein, which yields MTRTRTRGARRATTALAALASGALLVTLSGCGAADMTKQASPFAAAKGAKSVTLSVQSWVGAQANVAVAKYLLEHQLGYRVDTVQVDEIPAWDALSQGRVDAILEDWGHPDQEKRYVKDKKTITAGGDLGVTGHIGWFVPKYWADKHPDVTDWKNLNEYASQLRTAESGSKGQLMDGSPSYVTNDKALVKNLKLNYDVVFAGSEAAQITQIQQFAKEKKPFLSYWYEPQWLFNQVPMKEVKLPPYTAKCADKGVKDPKSIDCAYPSTPLQKYFNTDFTRTGGAAAAFLKKFKWTKNDQNKVSAMIASQGLSADEAAKRWVDQNPDIWKKWFPGKK from the coding sequence GTGACCCGTACCCGCACCCGTGGCGCACGCCGCGCCACGACCGCCCTCGCCGCCCTGGCGTCCGGCGCCCTGCTGGTCACGCTCAGCGGCTGCGGAGCCGCCGACATGACGAAGCAGGCCTCGCCGTTCGCCGCGGCCAAGGGTGCCAAGTCCGTCACGCTCTCCGTGCAGAGCTGGGTCGGCGCACAGGCGAACGTGGCTGTCGCCAAGTATCTGCTCGAACACCAGCTTGGCTACCGCGTCGACACCGTCCAGGTGGACGAGATCCCCGCCTGGGACGCGCTCAGCCAGGGCCGCGTCGACGCGATCCTGGAGGACTGGGGCCACCCCGACCAGGAGAAGCGGTACGTCAAGGACAAGAAGACGATCACCGCGGGCGGCGACCTCGGGGTCACCGGGCACATCGGCTGGTTCGTCCCCAAGTACTGGGCGGACAAGCACCCGGATGTCACCGACTGGAAGAACCTCAACGAGTACGCCAGTCAGCTGCGTACGGCGGAGAGCGGCAGCAAGGGCCAGCTCATGGACGGTTCGCCGTCCTATGTCACCAATGACAAGGCCCTGGTGAAGAACCTCAAGCTGAACTACGACGTGGTCTTCGCGGGGTCCGAAGCCGCGCAGATCACCCAGATCCAGCAGTTCGCCAAGGAGAAGAAGCCCTTCCTCTCCTACTGGTACGAGCCGCAGTGGCTCTTCAACCAGGTACCGATGAAGGAGGTCAAGCTCCCTCCGTACACCGCGAAGTGCGCGGACAAGGGGGTCAAGGACCCGAAGTCCATCGACTGCGCCTATCCGTCGACGCCCCTGCAGAAGTACTTCAACACCGATTTCACCAGGACGGGCGGCGCCGCCGCGGCCTTCCTGAAGAAGTTCAAGTGGACGAAGAACGACCAGAACAAGGTCTCCGCGATGATCGCCTCGCAGGGTCTCTCGGCCGACGAGGCGGCCAAGCGCTGGGTGGACCAGAACCCGGACATCTGGAAGAAGTGGTTCCCGGGCAAGAAGTGA
- a CDS encoding ABC transporter permease: protein MTTATTAPLSADSPAAPGRADRLRAALLHRGPGKLLVLAVAAAVLVPIANSVWSSGLWPGALTVDVSAPLGHVSDWIIDNRDTHPLFLYFLGYLSNAVVIAVRAVYLVLLALGWTGVTAGVTLVAWRVAGWRIAATALVSLLVGGVLDMWVPTMQTLALMVVAVIVSAVVGAVLGLAGGLSDRLFRILRPVLDTMQVLPAFAYLLPVVLVFGIGVPAALLATVVYAAPPMARLTALGLRGADVGVLEAVASLGSTARQRLVTARLPLARKELLLGLNQTIMMALSMVVIASLIGAAGLGDRVYQALASVDVGGALAAAIPIVLLAIVMDRTTAAAGARLGTEPAGPAALRGWRGWAVAAVGTAVVAVAGRLAGSTLWPAGTTVAIARPVNDFKEWMVNHLYSGVPVVGGTADWAAHFTSWILDPLRDGLTGLPWWGALLIVAALAWLIGTWQTALTAVLALCAIGVLGMWKPSMDTLSQVLAALVVTLVIGFAAGILAAGSRRAEAVLRPVLDVMQTMPQFVYLIPVVALFAVGRAPAAAAAVVYALPAVIRITTQGLRQVDPAAVEAARSLGATRLQTLRQVQLPLARPALLLAVNQGVVLVLAVVIIGGLVGGGALGYDVVTGLATGDLAIGLVAGVAIVCLGLMLDRVTQPTERRTRKGA, encoded by the coding sequence ATGACGACCGCCACCACCGCGCCCCTCAGCGCCGACAGCCCGGCTGCACCCGGCAGAGCCGACAGGCTCCGCGCCGCGCTGCTCCACCGGGGCCCGGGCAAGCTCCTCGTGCTCGCCGTCGCCGCCGCCGTCCTGGTACCGATCGCGAACTCCGTCTGGTCCAGCGGGCTGTGGCCCGGTGCCCTCACCGTGGACGTCTCGGCACCGCTGGGCCACGTCAGCGACTGGATCATCGACAACCGCGACACCCACCCTCTGTTCCTGTACTTCCTCGGCTATCTGAGCAACGCCGTGGTCATCGCCGTACGCGCCGTCTACCTGGTGCTGCTCGCCCTCGGCTGGACCGGAGTCACCGCCGGAGTCACCCTGGTGGCCTGGCGGGTGGCCGGATGGCGCATCGCCGCGACCGCACTGGTCTCCCTCCTGGTCGGCGGCGTGCTGGACATGTGGGTGCCGACCATGCAGACGCTCGCGCTGATGGTGGTGGCTGTCATCGTGTCCGCCGTCGTCGGAGCGGTGCTGGGTCTGGCGGGCGGTCTCTCCGACCGGCTGTTCCGCATTCTGCGCCCGGTGCTCGACACCATGCAGGTGCTGCCGGCCTTCGCGTATCTGCTGCCGGTGGTCCTGGTGTTCGGCATCGGTGTCCCGGCCGCTCTGCTCGCCACCGTCGTCTACGCGGCGCCGCCGATGGCGCGGCTCACGGCGCTCGGGCTGCGCGGCGCCGACGTCGGAGTCCTGGAGGCCGTCGCCTCGCTCGGCTCCACCGCGCGCCAGCGGCTGGTCACCGCCCGGCTGCCGCTGGCCCGCAAGGAACTGCTCCTCGGCCTCAACCAGACCATCATGATGGCGCTCTCGATGGTCGTCATCGCCTCACTCATCGGAGCCGCCGGTCTCGGGGACCGCGTCTACCAGGCGCTGGCCTCCGTCGACGTCGGCGGGGCGCTGGCCGCGGCCATCCCGATCGTGCTCCTCGCCATCGTGATGGACCGCACCACCGCCGCGGCCGGCGCCCGCCTCGGCACCGAGCCCGCCGGGCCCGCCGCCCTGCGCGGCTGGCGCGGCTGGGCTGTCGCGGCCGTCGGCACCGCTGTCGTGGCGGTGGCCGGCCGGCTGGCCGGGTCCACGCTCTGGCCCGCCGGAACCACCGTGGCCATCGCGCGGCCCGTCAACGACTTCAAGGAGTGGATGGTCAACCACCTCTACTCCGGAGTCCCCGTCGTCGGCGGCACCGCCGACTGGGCGGCGCATTTCACCTCCTGGATCCTGGACCCGCTCAGGGACGGGCTGACCGGGCTGCCCTGGTGGGGCGCCCTGCTGATCGTCGCCGCGCTGGCCTGGCTGATCGGAACCTGGCAGACCGCCCTGACCGCGGTACTCGCGCTCTGCGCCATCGGCGTCCTCGGCATGTGGAAGCCGTCCATGGACACGCTTTCCCAGGTCCTGGCCGCGCTGGTCGTCACCCTCGTCATCGGGTTCGCCGCCGGGATCCTCGCAGCGGGCAGCCGCCGCGCCGAGGCCGTGCTGCGCCCGGTCCTCGACGTCATGCAGACCATGCCGCAGTTCGTGTACCTCATCCCGGTGGTCGCCCTCTTCGCCGTGGGCCGCGCTCCGGCCGCCGCCGCGGCGGTCGTCTACGCGCTCCCCGCCGTCATCCGCATCACCACCCAGGGCCTGCGCCAGGTCGACCCGGCAGCGGTGGAGGCCGCCCGGTCGCTCGGCGCGACCCGGCTGCAGACGCTGCGCCAGGTCCAGCTGCCGCTGGCCCGTCCGGCGCTGCTGCTCGCTGTCAACCAGGGCGTGGTCCTCGTACTCGCCGTGGTCATCATCGGTGGCCTGGTGGGCGGCGGAGCCCTCGGCTACGACGTCGTCACCGGCCTGGCCACCGGCGACCTCGCCATCGGCCTCGTCGCGGGTGTGGCCATCGTCTGCCTCGGCCTGATGCTCGACCGCGTCACCCAGCCCACCGAACGCCGCACCCGGAAGGGGGCCTGA
- a CDS encoding quaternary amine ABC transporter ATP-binding protein, with the protein MTATGTPAASGAGERHNGAPAFDAAAAPAPAPADEKRGTVFSVRNLWKVFGPRADRIPGDSSLTGLTGEELRRRTGCTAAVRDVSFDVHDGEVFVVMGLSGSGKSTLVRCLTRLIEPTSGDLTMDGEDVRAMDRTKLRELRRHRAAMVFQHFGLLPHRTVLDNVAYGLEIQGLGRAERRTKAAEFIEKVGLTGLEHRRPSELSGGQQQRVGLARALAVDPEVLLFDEPFSALDPLIRRDMQQEVVRLHKDEGRTMVFITHDLSEALTLGDRIALMRDGRIVQLGTPEEIVGSPADDYVRDFVRDVPREQVLTVRRAMRPVQGAEAAEGESVPSGTLISDAIDTVVRSGGAVRVVEGDRCLGIVDHASLLAVVARLDESGVAA; encoded by the coding sequence ATGACAGCGACCGGCACCCCAGCGGCCTCGGGCGCCGGCGAACGGCACAACGGCGCGCCCGCATTCGACGCCGCTGCCGCACCCGCACCCGCACCGGCCGACGAGAAGCGCGGCACCGTCTTCTCCGTACGCAATCTGTGGAAGGTCTTCGGCCCCCGCGCCGACCGGATTCCTGGTGACAGCTCGCTGACCGGGCTGACCGGCGAGGAGCTGCGCCGGCGCACCGGCTGCACCGCCGCCGTGCGCGATGTCTCCTTCGACGTCCACGACGGCGAGGTCTTCGTCGTCATGGGCCTGTCCGGCTCCGGCAAGTCGACGCTGGTGCGCTGTCTGACCCGGCTCATCGAGCCCACCAGCGGCGACCTCACCATGGACGGCGAGGACGTTCGCGCCATGGACAGGACCAAGCTGCGCGAACTGCGCCGCCACCGCGCCGCCATGGTCTTCCAGCACTTCGGCCTGCTCCCGCACCGCACGGTCCTGGACAACGTCGCCTACGGTCTTGAGATCCAGGGCCTCGGCCGGGCCGAACGCCGCACCAAGGCAGCCGAGTTCATCGAGAAGGTCGGATTGACGGGCCTGGAGCACCGGCGGCCGAGCGAACTCTCCGGCGGCCAGCAGCAGCGGGTCGGCCTGGCCCGCGCGCTCGCCGTGGACCCCGAAGTCCTGCTCTTCGACGAGCCGTTCAGCGCGCTCGACCCGCTCATCCGGCGGGACATGCAGCAGGAGGTAGTCCGGCTGCACAAGGACGAGGGCCGCACCATGGTCTTCATCACCCACGACCTGTCCGAGGCGCTGACCCTGGGCGACCGCATCGCGCTGATGCGCGACGGCCGGATCGTGCAGCTCGGCACGCCCGAGGAGATCGTCGGCTCACCGGCCGACGACTACGTACGCGACTTCGTACGCGATGTGCCGCGCGAGCAGGTGCTGACCGTACGCCGGGCGATGCGCCCGGTGCAGGGCGCCGAGGCCGCCGAGGGCGAGTCGGTGCCGTCCGGCACGCTCATATCCGACGCCATCGACACCGTCGTACGCTCCGGAGGCGCCGTCCGCGTCGTCGAGGGGGACCGCTGCCTGGGCATCGTGGACCACGCCAGCCTGCTCGCCGTCGTGGCCCGTCTCGACGAGAGCGGAGTGGCCGCCTGA